One segment of Raphanus sativus cultivar WK10039 unplaced genomic scaffold, ASM80110v3 Scaffold0082, whole genome shotgun sequence DNA contains the following:
- the LOC108861130 gene encoding uncharacterized protein LOC108861130 — MARSLKKSVKLSLRHVRIRSSTSSFKPSSRSIERDQRIEFLGRGENGVREEENDGDNSSEYEEFEEEDVVEGEGEIEEEEEKDNGKSVVSGGNKTECKEEIEEVETVEAAAEEEITEAGNRVMVVVDKVVASTGALEWALKHTLQSHDYLFLLYFSKPFRKGKKKNRKREVKTDELVHTLKKLCQTKRPGIEVEIRRLEGKEKEKGEKIVEEAKEQQVTLLVVGEEKKPPVWRVVKRWGWKKRRGRAGVLKYCLEKASCMTIAVKPKNRKLGGYLITTKRHKNFWLLA; from the exons ATGGCTAGATCGCTCAAGAAATCAGTTAAGTTGAGTTTAAGACATGTACGGATCCGTTCTTCAACATCTAGTTTCAAACCGAGTTCTCGTTCCATAGAGAGGGACCAAAGAATCGAGTTTCTTGGAAGAGGAGAAAATGGCGTTAGAGAAGAGGAAAACGATGGTGACAATAGTAGCGAGTATGAAGAATTCGAAGAGGAGGATGTGgtagaaggagaaggagaaatagaagaagaggaggaaaaaGACAATGGAAAAAGCGTTGTAAGCGGTGGCAACAAAACTGAATGCAAAGAAGAGATAGAAGAAGTGGAAACGGTGGAAGCGGCGGCAGAGGAGGAGATCACCGAGGCAGGGAATAgagtgatggtggtggtggataaAGTAGTTGCTTCAACTGGTGCTCTTGAATGGGCTTTGAAGCACACATTACAATCACATGACTATCTTTTCCTCTTATATTTCTCCAAACCTTTTAGAAAAG gcaagaagaagaaccggaAACGTGAAGTTAAGACCGATGAACTCGTCCACACTCTAAAGAAACTCTGCCAAACAAAGCGACCTGGG aTAGAGGTAGAGATAAGAAGACTAgaaggaaaagagaaagagaaaggagagaagATAGTGGAGGAAGCTAAAGAACAACAAGTGACCCTCTTAGTAGtcggagaagaaaagaaaccgCCGGTTTGGAGAGTAGTGAAGCGATGGGGATGGAAGAAACGGCGTGGCCGAGCCGGAGTTCTCAAGTATTGCCTTGAGAAGGCTTCATGTATGAC